The window GGAATTACCACCAGTCTAAACGACGAGGAAATTCCTGAAGAGGCTCAGGCAAGAATCAATGAGCACTTACAGCTTTCAGAAGAAAAAGTAGACAGATTAATTGAAGCTTATAATGACGGTTATCTTGACGCATTACCTGGTAGAAGCCTTGAAGAGACCCTGGAAATGAGAATCATGCAGGTTCTCGGGGAAGCAAGGGACAAATCCGGTGAAATCGCAGAGGATTATCTTACAATGGCTCACAACCACTCCGTTGTAATGGCACGTACAGGTGCTAGGGCATCCATGCTGAACCTTACCCAGATTACTTCCTGTGTAGGACAGCAGGCTGTTAGGGGTGGACGTATCCACAGGGGTTACATAGAAAGAACCCTTCCTCACTTCAAAAGAAACGAATTGGGGGCAAAGGCTAAAGGATTTGTACATTCAAGCTATAAGTCCGGTCTCGACCCAATCGAATTCTTCTTCCACGCTATGGGTGGACGTGAAGGACTGGTAGATACAGCTATTCGTACAGCTCAATCCGGTTACATGCAAAGAAGGCTTGTAAACGCGCTTCAGGACCTGCAGGTAAAACCGTCAGGACTTGTAACCGACAATCAAAGCAATGTTGTTCAAAGGGTCTTTGGTGACGACGGTGTCGATCCGGCCAAAAGTGACTTCGGTAGAGCAGCAAACTTTGACAAACTTATTGATGAAATAAGATTAGCAGAAAAAGAGGCAGGTAAATAAGGGGTGTAAATATGGATGAATTAATTGAAAAAGTGAATAATACTTTGGAAATGCGCAGTATTTGCATTCCAGAAGATTTTGACGTTAGAAACGTTTTGGTCGATTACGATTCAATCGACATTACCGATGATGTTTTTGAAGAAATCATCATCAAGTTCAAAAACATCAACATGGTAAGCGACCTGCTTTCTTCATATGACATTGACTTTGTCGAATTTTCACAAAGCCTGGAGGAAAGGGACATAGATATTCCTAATTTCTACTATATTAAAAATATTCTGGCCAATTATCCTGAAGGATTATCCTCAGATGATTTGGAAAGTGTTATGGATGAATTAGGTCTTATCGACAAGATTTTAAAAATCCTAATCGATAAGGGAATCGAGTTTCCAAAGGGTTATGTTGAAGATTTGGCTGATGCTTATGTTCGTCGTGACTTGACTGATGATGAATTAAGCCAGCTTGTAGAGAAACTGAAAACTGCCTATGACCGAGCTCATGTAGAAGCTGGAGAGGCTGTTGGAACAGTAGCTGCACAATCTGTAGGTGAACCTGGTACACAGATGACCATGCGTACTTTTCACTATGCAGGGGTTACTGAGTTAAACGTAACATTGGGTCTTCCAAGACTTATTGAAATTGTTGACGCAAGAAAAGACATTGCAACTCCAACAATGGACATTTACTTTGAGGAAGACAAACGTTTCGACGAGGAATTCGTCAAGACTTTGGCCAATAAGATTGGTAAAAGTACTGTAAACGATATTCTCGAAGAAGACGGATTCAATTTGAATTACGCTGAAATGCAGGTTGAAGCTACATTGTCAGACAAGAAAATTGACGAAAGAAGGCTCGTCAAAGAGGATATTATTCAGAAAATCGAGTCAGACTTCAAGAAAGAGAAACCGGAAATCAACGGAAATCTCATAATTATCAAGCCTAAACAGAAAGAGGGCAAGGAACCTCATCACATCATTCGTGAACTTCGTCTGTTGGCTGATAAGGTCCGTGATTTACAGGTCAGTGGTGTCAAAAAGATCGGTAAGGTCATTATCCGTAAGGATGAGGAATGGGTCATTCACACTGAAGGATCCAACCTTAAGGAAATTTTGGATATGCCTGGAATTGATCCTAAAAGAACCACTACCAACAGTATCCGTGAGATAGAAGACGTTTTAGGAATTGAAGCTGCTCGTCAATCAATTATCAACGAAGCGAATAATACTCTCGCAGAGCAGGGTCTTACTGTTGACGTAAGGCACATTATGTTAGTTGCAGATATCATGACTTCCGAAGGTGAAGTTAAATCAATCGGAAGACACGGTATTAGTGGTGAAAAATCAAGTGTTTTAGCACGTGCAGCGTTTGAAGAAACCGGTAAGCATTTGCTTAACGCAAGTATTCGCGGTGAAGTGGATGACTTGACTGGTATCATCGAAAATATTATTATTGGACAACCAATACCTCTTGGTACCGGATCAATCGGTGTCAAAATGGCAAAAAATGAATAGGAGGCTAGATGATGGACGTAGATAGAGGAATCAGAGTTGCTGTCGATACTGGTGATGTGACTTTAGGCTCTGAAAAATCAATTCAATCTTTAAAATTAGGTAAAGGTCAACTTGTTGTTGTCGCACAGAACGCACCTAAAGATATCCTTGAAGATGTTGAATACTATGCAAGACTCTCAGAAATCCCTTGTCATGTTTATGACGGAACAAGTGTCGATTTGGGTTCTGTTTGTGGTAAACCATTTACAGTTGCTACATTAATCATTAACGATCCAGGAGATTCTACTATATTAGACGATTTGAGGTAGATTTAAGTGTCTATTAAATTTGGTGCAAGTGAGATTAGATTCATAGCTTTATTTGAAAACATGACTGGAGCTATGGTTAAGGATTGCATTATCGATGATGATAACAATAAGGTTACTTTCGTTGTTAAGCAAGGCGATATGGGCTTAGCTATCGGTAAGAGAGGAAGTACCGTATCAAAAGTTCAAAGAGCAGTGGACAGGGGAGTAGAAGTCATTGAATACAATGAAGACCCTGAACAGTTCGTCAGAAACATTTTATCTCCGGCTGAGTTGCAGAGCGTAAAGATAACAACCAGAAAAAGCGGAGAAAAAATTGCTGCTGTTGCAACAGACAATACCAATAAGCGCATAGCCATTGGTAAAGGCGGCATTAACATTGAAAGGGCTAAAGTATTAGCTAATAGACTACATGATATAGACAATATAATTTTAAAATAGCTTTAATTAGCTATTTTTCAATTTATTTTTTTTAAAACTTTTTTTTAATTTAATCTCGTAACTATTTTTTGAAACTGATTTTTGCTTTTTAGCTTTAGCTATTGAATAGTTAACGTTTGCGTTAATATAATTAATACCTGCTTTTTTCTTTTCATTAAATTGAGTGAACTTTCAATTAATGCTGGGGTATCTG is drawn from Methanobrevibacter millerae and contains these coding sequences:
- the rpoA2 gene encoding DNA-directed RNA polymerase subunit A'', whose amino-acid sequence is MRSICIPEDFDVRNVLVDYDSIDITDDVFEEIIIKFKNINMVSDLLSSYDIDFVEFSQSLEERDIDIPNFYYIKNILANYPEGLSSDDLESVMDELGLIDKILKILIDKGIEFPKGYVEDLADAYVRRDLTDDELSQLVEKLKTAYDRAHVEAGEAVGTVAAQSVGEPGTQMTMRTFHYAGVTELNVTLGLPRLIEIVDARKDIATPTMDIYFEEDKRFDEEFVKTLANKIGKSTVNDILEEDGFNLNYAEMQVEATLSDKKIDERRLVKEDIIQKIESDFKKEKPEINGNLIIIKPKQKEGKEPHHIIRELRLLADKVRDLQVSGVKKIGKVIIRKDEEWVIHTEGSNLKEILDMPGIDPKRTTTNSIREIEDVLGIEAARQSIINEANNTLAEQGLTVDVRHIMLVADIMTSEGEVKSIGRHGISGEKSSVLARAAFEETGKHLLNASIRGEVDDLTGIIENIIIGQPIPLGTGSIGVKMAKNE
- a CDS encoding NusA-like transcription termination signal-binding factor, with the protein product MSIKFGASEIRFIALFENMTGAMVKDCIIDDDNNKVTFVVKQGDMGLAIGKRGSTVSKVQRAVDRGVEVIEYNEDPEQFVRNILSPAELQSVKITTRKSGEKIAAVATDNTNKRIAIGKGGINIERAKVLANRLHDIDNIILK
- a CDS encoding 50S ribosomal protein L30e, whose translation is MMDVDRGIRVAVDTGDVTLGSEKSIQSLKLGKGQLVVVAQNAPKDILEDVEYYARLSEIPCHVYDGTSVDLGSVCGKPFTVATLIINDPGDSTILDDLR